A portion of the Penaeus monodon isolate SGIC_2016 chromosome 28, NSTDA_Pmon_1, whole genome shotgun sequence genome contains these proteins:
- the LOC119591451 gene encoding keratin-associated protein 19-2-like (The sequence of the model RefSeq protein was modified relative to this genomic sequence to represent the inferred CDS: added 25 bases not found in genome assembly), protein MALRTMAFVLLALMATLAVATPLAGHKHYGSYGYRGYGHGFSRGFFGRGFGHGFGHGGFGHGGFGHGGFGHGGFGHGGFGGYGWR, encoded by the exons ATGGCGCTGAGAACT aTGGCCTTCGTCCTGCTGGCTCTCATGGCCACCCTCGCCGTGGCCACGCCGCTGGCCGGACACAAGCACTACGGCAGCTATGGCTACAGAGGCTACGGCCATGGCTTTTCCAGGGGCTTCTTCGGTCGCGGTTTTGGCCACGGCTTCGGTCACGGGGGATTCGGACACGGGGGATTCGGACACGGAGGATTCGGACACGGAGGATTCG ATGGCGCTGA